A stretch of the Lactuca sativa cultivar Salinas chromosome 9, Lsat_Salinas_v11, whole genome shotgun sequence genome encodes the following:
- the LOC128128423 gene encoding uncharacterized protein LOC128128423, whose product MGWAWKEEHLDIILVPSGFLIMCVYHLFLLYRYLKHPETTAIGYENHNKKAWVEKMLLIDTKDRGFVVAVLNSHLSASTSLCSISLVLCSLIGALLGNSSNNFLTSTFIFGDTSKSTSSIKYIGILSCFLLAFACFVQTTRHFVHASFLISMPTGSVPVLCIQKSVIRGNNFWTVGLRALYFAITLLLWIFGPIPMCVGSVATVIMLHFLDVNKAPMIEYGSHKGSNSDHLRNIGHELASVVRPFEHNGRP is encoded by the exons ATGGGGTGGGCATGGAAGGAAGAACACTTAGATATAATCCTAGTCCCATCTGGGTTCTTGATCATGTGCGTCTATCATCTCTTTCTTCTCTATAGATATCTCAAGCATCCTGAAACCACAGCGATCGGATACGAGAATCATAACAAAAAGGCATGGGTTGAAAAAATGCTTCTG ATTGACACCAAAGATAGAGGGTTTGTAGTAGCTGTTCTTAATAGCCACTTATCTGCTTCAACTTCCTTGTGTTCCATTTCTCTAGTTCTATGTTCTCTTATCGGAGCTTTACTAGGAAACTCATCTAATAACTTTCTTACAAGCACTTTTATCTTTGGTGACACAAGTAAATCCACCAGCTCTATCAAATACATCGGCATTTTATCATGCTTCCTACTGGCGTTTGCTTGTTTTGTACAAACTACAAGACATTTTGTGCATGCTAGTTTCCTCATAAGCATGCCAACAGGTTCTGTTCCTGTTCTTTGCATCCAAAAGTCGGTGATAAGAGGAAACAATTTTTGGACAGTAGGATTGCGTGCACTCTACTTTGCAATCACTTTGCTCCTATGGATTTTCGGTCCAATTCCTATGTGTGTTGGTTCTGTAGCTACAGTCATAATGTTGCATTTTCTAGATGTCAATAAAGCACCCATGATTGAATATGGATCACACAAGGGTTCAAACAGTGATCACCTGCGGAATATTGGACATGAACTAGCTTCTGTGGTTAGGCCTTTTGAACACAACGGAAGGCCTTAG